The following coding sequences lie in one Synechococcus sp. PCC 7336 genomic window:
- a CDS encoding IS4 family transposase, which translates to MSTIFVVCGKVNYTNLSRYSELSERTYRRHFEQGLGLERLNQTLIEQVSSSQSNQIAVVDCNFVEKSGRHTPGLDWFYNGKTQRAERGLEWSVVAIVDLEQNTGYTLSAQQTEAGLASQADTAAPAHQSRGNRVDFYLGHLAYCQSYFPPQLRYVVGDGYYTKDKWVEGVVQLKLHAIGKLRRCDANLNFLYDGPQKPRGRHRRYDGKVDLTNPSRFEFVGSVEFDVKLYTAVVWSVCLKRSIRLAYLLKEQDGKRSYVVLFSTDLEIDPLLLYRCYKARFQIEFIFRDARQFTGLADCQARSPEALDSHINTSLMALNLAKAALQQQQPTTEPLSFSIASYKRLALNEHLLDLFISMFELEPSSIKSHPSYQNLLGYGAIAA; encoded by the coding sequence ATGAGCACAATTTTCGTGGTCTGTGGCAAGGTCAATTACACCAACCTCAGCCGCTACAGCGAACTATCCGAGCGAACCTATCGTCGCCACTTTGAGCAAGGACTGGGATTGGAGAGGCTCAACCAAACGCTGATAGAACAGGTGAGCTCCTCCCAAAGCAACCAGATCGCCGTGGTGGATTGTAACTTCGTCGAAAAAAGTGGTCGTCATACCCCCGGACTGGATTGGTTTTATAACGGCAAAACCCAACGAGCCGAGCGAGGTTTGGAGTGGTCGGTAGTGGCGATCGTGGATCTGGAACAGAACACGGGATATACCCTGTCCGCTCAACAGACCGAAGCGGGATTGGCTAGCCAGGCTGACACAGCGGCTCCAGCACATCAGTCTCGGGGCAACCGTGTGGACTTCTACCTGGGACATCTGGCCTATTGTCAAAGCTATTTCCCCCCCCAGCTGCGCTATGTGGTTGGCGATGGCTACTACACCAAGGACAAGTGGGTGGAGGGGGTGGTGCAGTTGAAGCTGCATGCGATTGGCAAACTGCGGCGCTGCGATGCCAACCTCAACTTCCTTTATGACGGGCCTCAGAAGCCACGAGGACGTCACCGCCGCTATGACGGCAAAGTGGATTTGACTAACCCCAGTCGCTTTGAATTCGTTGGGAGTGTAGAGTTTGACGTCAAACTCTACACTGCTGTGGTCTGGTCGGTGTGTCTCAAACGGTCCATCCGCCTGGCTTATTTGCTCAAAGAGCAGGATGGCAAACGCAGCTATGTCGTGCTGTTTTCGACTGACTTGGAGATTGACCCTCTGCTGCTCTATCGCTGCTACAAGGCCCGCTTTCAGATCGAATTTATTTTCCGCGATGCCCGCCAGTTTACCGGATTGGCCGATTGTCAGGCCCGCTCCCCCGAAGCTTTAGATTCCCATATTAATACCAGTCTCATGGCACTGAATTTAGCCAAAGCCGCCTTGCAACAACAGCAGCCAACGACTGAACCGCTCAGTTTTTCCATTGCTTCTTACAAACGGCTTGCCCTTAACGAGCATCTGTTGGACTTATTTATTTCCATGTTTGAGTTGGAGCCAAGTTCAATTAAATCCCACCCCAGCTACCAGAACCTGCTTGGCTACGGGGCTATAGCAGCCTAA
- a CDS encoding transposase has product MQSTREELLHDMNVVTRKTRYYIYSFPESAEQLAQRIRSYWEVENKVHYVRDVTQGEDKSRIRTTPLVQICALARNFAINLYREFGFTNMAQAQRRCGQTFNTLRAIFE; this is encoded by the coding sequence GTGCAGTCCACCCGCGAAGAACTGTTGCACGATATGAATGTGGTTACCCGCAAAACCCGCTATTACATCTACTCCTTTCCAGAGAGCGCCGAGCAGTTGGCTCAACGGATTCGCAGCTATTGGGAGGTGGAAAACAAGGTTCATTATGTTCGAGATGTTACTCAAGGAGAGGACAAATCTCGCATTCGCACCACTCCTCTGGTCCAGATTTGCGCCTTGGCCCGCAACTTTGCCATCAACCTCTACCGAGAGTTTGGCTTTACCAATATGGCCCAAGCTCAGCGACGATGTGGACAGACTTTCAACACACTCAGGGCTATCTTTGAATGA
- a CDS encoding AidA/PixA family protein, with protein MSLKHIGNSNNRTIYIRIIVDTDMVLQDFPDLGRDIREPTTIRWDQEYAFVTTTAGSTNQDTGNVAFEACAGDIIRFCATSGSNNFEQPVLIRDLNYVRGDKLLQSFKLVRLEQRGISPIGESDPNAKLVRQKFWFYQCEVACEGTGIYSLVLALHSYDEEGQLRLAGLYKWKLQITVHFSSSSPEEKTQQ; from the coding sequence ATGAGTCTCAAGCATATAGGCAATTCTAACAATCGAACAATCTATATCCGCATCATTGTTGACACGGATATGGTCCTTCAGGACTTTCCCGATCTTGGTAGGGACATCCGGGAACCCACGACTATTCGCTGGGACCAGGAGTACGCGTTCGTCACTACGACAGCAGGGAGTACGAATCAGGACACTGGGAATGTTGCTTTCGAAGCCTGCGCAGGTGACATCATCCGCTTCTGCGCCACTTCAGGGTCGAACAACTTCGAGCAGCCTGTTTTGATCCGCGACCTCAATTATGTTCGGGGTGACAAACTCCTACAAAGCTTCAAGCTTGTGAGACTGGAACAGAGGGGGATATCTCCCATCGGCGAGAGCGATCCCAATGCCAAGCTCGTCAGGCAGAAGTTCTGGTTCTACCAGTGCGAGGTTGCTTGCGAAGGTACCGGGATCTACAGCCTGGTGCTAGCACTCCACAGCTATGACGAGGAGGGACAACTTCGCTTAGCTGGTCTCTACAAATGGAAGCTTCAAATCACTGTACATTTCAGTTCATCATCACCAGAAGAAAAAACACAACAGTAA
- a CDS encoding inclusion body family protein translates to MSKTINILITIDTDAVKKHYQNPSQDSTEPTGIAHNYGFMVATGTVINSGQGTGDLNITALVGDNLRAFATSGSNNFEDGVLLYGMPKFSGDQVLSEFQYQNFTKSTVIPNSTTTPLPAKTADYVFWFYEADVIKAGQEGYRVQFGLYTRSQTTGEPELYGYFEWDPTIIVAG, encoded by the coding sequence GTGAGTAAGACCATCAATATTCTCATAACAATCGACACAGACGCTGTCAAGAAACACTATCAGAACCCCAGCCAGGACTCGACTGAGCCCACTGGCATCGCCCACAATTACGGTTTCATGGTCGCCACGGGGACGGTTATTAACTCTGGACAGGGAACCGGGGACCTCAATATAACAGCCCTCGTCGGCGACAACCTCCGCGCTTTTGCCACATCAGGCTCCAATAATTTTGAGGACGGTGTCCTGCTCTATGGGATGCCAAAATTCAGTGGCGATCAGGTGTTAAGCGAGTTCCAATACCAGAATTTCACCAAGTCGACCGTTATTCCAAACTCTACAACGACCCCGTTGCCGGCTAAGACTGCTGATTACGTCTTCTGGTTCTACGAGGCTGACGTTATCAAAGCTGGACAAGAAGGCTATAGGGTGCAATTCGGCCTCTACACCCGCAGTCAGACCACCGGGGAGCCCGAGCTCTACGGCTATTTCGAATGGGATCCGACTATCATCGTCGCCGGCTGA
- a CDS encoding DUF5615 family PIN-like protein → MTSADSDFSDICLLRGFPPKIVWIRRGNCKTSDIETILRSHQEDIEELYNNPNTGLLTLF, encoded by the coding sequence GTGACTTCAGCAGATAGTGACTTCAGCGATATTTGCTTACTTCGAGGATTCCCACCAAAGATTGTTTGGATTCGGCGAGGCAATTGCAAAACATCCGATATCGAGACAATCCTACGAAGCCACCAGGAAGATATTGAAGAACTGTATAATAATCCCAATACCGGACTTCTGACTTTGTTTTAG
- a CDS encoding DUF5615 family PIN-like protein, with amino-acid sequence MKLLFDHNLSPTLVSRLQDLYPNSNHVFKLGLDRKPDDEVWDYAKKGGFTIVTKDSDFSR; translated from the coding sequence GTGAAATTACTGTTCGATCACAATCTCTCTCCTACTCTCGTCAGTCGCTTGCAAGATCTCTATCCCAACTCCAACCATGTTTTTAAGCTTGGTCTAGATCGAAAACCAGATGATGAAGTTTGGGACTACGCCAAGAAAGGGGGTTTTACGATAGTTACTAAAGATAGTGACTTCAGCAGATAG
- a CDS encoding DUF433 domain-containing protein: MSYSGIITIEPGKRSGKPCIRGMRIAVYDVLDYLASGMTHQEILDDFPYLTEEDIRACLSYAADREKALLVVKA, encoded by the coding sequence ATGAGTTACTCAGGCATCATCACCATCGAACCCGGCAAGCGCAGCGGTAAGCCTTGCATTCGAGGGATGCGGATCGCGGTTTATGACGTTCTAGACTATCTAGCTTCAGGTATGACCCATCAAGAGATCCTTGATGATTTTCCCTATTTAACCGAAGAAGATATTCGCGCTTGCTTGAGCTACGCTGCCGATCGTGAAAAGGCTCTGCTGGTTGTCAAAGCGTGA
- a CDS encoding DUF2887 domain-containing protein, with protein sequence MKTDSPLYNLFSIYPSSFFQLAGLPDSAVDRYKFDSIEVSEPAFRIDGVFVPKGEAAGEPIRFCEYQFQLSDGIYRRLFGEIFLYLRHAPDDPDWHATVIFPHRHLQTTDTDAYQMLLMSNQVRRIYLDELDPDRLRLGAAIVQLTVEPERSAPERFQKVMAQAEQEIADISLRQDIMKVLEKLAIYKFPQLSSKELEQMLGLGDIKQTCVYQEAQEEWTRAIAT encoded by the coding sequence GTGAAGACAGATTCGCCCCTCTACAACCTCTTTTCCATTTATCCGTCAAGCTTCTTTCAGCTTGCTGGTTTGCCCGATAGTGCTGTGGACAGGTACAAGTTTGACTCCATTGAGGTAAGTGAACCGGCTTTTCGGATCGATGGTGTGTTTGTGCCGAAGGGGGAAGCGGCAGGGGAGCCAATCAGGTTTTGCGAATATCAGTTTCAACTAAGCGACGGTATTTACCGTCGCCTGTTCGGGGAAATCTTCCTGTATCTCAGACATGCCCCTGACGATCCTGACTGGCATGCAACGGTCATTTTCCCGCACCGCCACCTTCAGACAACTGACACTGATGCTTATCAAATGCTTCTGATGAGCAATCAAGTTAGGCGGATTTATCTGGATGAGCTCGACCCCGATCGGCTGCGGTTGGGGGCGGCGATCGTTCAGTTGACTGTCGAGCCAGAACGTAGTGCCCCCGAACGATTTCAGAAGGTGATGGCCCAGGCTGAGCAAGAGATCGCGGATATCAGTTTGCGACAGGACATAATGAAGGTGCTCGAAAAGCTGGCCATCTATAAATTCCCACAGCTAAGTAGCAAGGAGCTGGAGCAGATGCTGGGTTTAGGAGACATCAAACAAACCTGCGTCTATCAGGAAGCTCAGGAGGAGTGGACGCGGGCAATCGCGACTTGA